A window of Synchiropus splendidus isolate RoL2022-P1 chromosome 9, RoL_Sspl_1.0, whole genome shotgun sequence contains these coding sequences:
- the dhx32b gene encoding putative pre-mRNA-splicing factor ATP-dependent RNA helicase DHX32: METSSSEEVSDRGSSSGVTRDRERDSILEINQFDGLPFSSRFYKLLREREQLPVWKAKKGFLDTLAREQFVVVSGPANTGRSSQIPEWCAEFCLSRRFQDGAVVSTQTDAQQAVHLALRAADEMDVNIGHEVGYSVPLESCCTSDTILRFCTDDMLLREMMSDPLLEHYGVVVVDQAHQRTVATDVLQALLKDIALQRPELRVVLLMAVDPSPRHSAHFTGSPAPLIQLENPGLGKVLYCSSGNGYLSSALHLVLQIHQGKEKGDVVVFLVTGQEVDLAVELLRKESLPVGGSELLPIAVHPGRTSLSLLMEEEVSQARRVFLTCSQGEDLFWSVHSINFVIDTGLEKRNVYNPRIRTYSVIIQPISASQALSRRQLAPTTGTCFCLYPEDRKLPAEVRPHILESDITPTVLFLKRMDIAGLGRCDFIDRADPEALMQALEELDYLAALDNNGNLSEIGIIMSEFHMDPQMAKTLLASCEFDCVSEVVIIAAMLTAPNCLTNPPVDSKQEAVQRLVKFQHPEGDHFTLVNIYKAFKQNQQEPDCDVESWCRSFHLDHAALQTVDALCSEFTDTLRRIELPVSPPAFGSRTNTANIKRALLAGFFMQVARDVDGSGNYFILTNKHVAQIQPQSAYGANNPKEGLPEWVLFHEHTFAEDNCLRVVTRIAPEEFLQMAPQYYFYNLPPSESKNLLQSILDNEDVQDQQKCIRTPEEQTAERCVVQ; the protein is encoded by the exons ATGGAAACTTCATCTTCCGAGGAGGTGTCTGACAGGGGCTCCAGCTCCGGGGTGACAAGAGACAGAGAGCGTGACAGCATTCTGGAGATTAATCAGTTTGATGGACTGCCGTTCTCCTCCAGATTCTACAAGTTGCTGAGGGAACGTGAGCAGCTGCCAGTGTGGAAAGCCAAGAAAGGATTCCTGGACACTTTAGCCAGAGaacagtttgttgttgtcagcgGCCCTGCCAACACAGGAAGGAGCTCTCAA ATTCCAGAGTGGTGCGCCGAGTTCTGCCTGTCGCGCCGCTTCCAAGACGGTGCCGTGGTTTCAACACAGACTGACGCCCAGCAGGCGGTCCATCTGGCCCTCAGAGCGGCCGACGAGATGGACGTCAACATCGGACATGAAGTGGGCTACAGTGTCCCCCTGGAGTCGTGCTGCACCAGCGACACCATCCTCAG GTTCTGCACCGACGACATGCTCCTGAGGGAAATGATGTCAGACCCTCTGCTGGAGCACTAcggtgtggtggtggtggaccaGGCTCACCAGAGGACCGTGGCCACAGACGTCCTGCAGGCGCTCCTGAAAGACATTGCCTTGCAGAGACCAGAACTTCGTGTTGTCCTCCTCATGGCTGTGGACCCCAGCCCCAGACACTCGGCCCACTTCACCGGCTCGCCAGCGCCTCTGATCCAGCTGGAGAATCCAGGCCTGGGCAAGGTGCTCTACTGCAGCTCGGGAAACGGGTACCTGTCCTCGGCACTTCATCTGGTGCTCCAGATCCACCAGGGGAAAGAGAAGGGGGACGTAGTTGTGTTTTTGGTCACGGGTCAG gaagtagatcTGGCTGTGGAGCTCCTGCGTAAAGAGAGCCTTCCTGTCGGTGGGTCCGAGCTACTGCCGATAGCTGTCCATCCCGGACGAACAAGTTTGTCATTGCTGATGGAGGAAGAGGTCAGTCAAGCGAGGAGGGTTTTTCTGACCTGCAGCCAGGGAGAAGATCTGTTTTGGAGTGTCCACTCCATAAACTTCGTCATCGACACCGGACTTGAAAAGAGGAAT GTGTACAACCCCAGGATTCGCACCTACTCAGTCATCATTCAGCCGATCAGTGCCAGTCAAGCTTTGAGTCGCAGGCAACTCGCCCCGACAACAG GGACGTGTTTCTGCCTTTACCCTGAGGACAGGAAACTCCCCGCTGAGGTCCGGCCCCACATACTGGAGTCTGACATCACGCCCACCGTTCTGTTCTTGAAGAGGATGGACATCGCCGGACTGGGTCGCTGTGATTTCATCGACAGAGCAG ATCCTGAAGCTCTGATGCAGGCGCTAGAAGAGCTGGACTATCTGGCAGCTCTGGACAACAATGGAAACCTGTCCGAGATCGGAATCATCATGTCAGAGTTCCACATGGACCCGCAAATGGCCAAGACTCTGCTGGCGTCCTGCGAGTTCGACTGTGTCAGCGAGGTGGTCATCATCGCCGCCATGCTGACAG CTCCAAATTGCCTCACAAATCCACCTGTGGACTCAAAGCAGGAAGCGGTCCAGCGTCTTGTGAAGTTCCAGCATCCAGAGGGAGACCACTTCACCCTGGTCAACATCTACAAGGCTTTCAAACAGAACCAGCAGGAGCCTG ACTGTGACGTGGAGTCGTGGTGTCGGAGCTTCCACCTGGACCACGCTGCTCTGCAGACAGTCGACGCACTTTGTTCTGAGTTCACTGACACACTGAGGAGGATCGAACTTCCTGTCTCACCACCAGCTTTTGGATCCAGGACCAACACAGCGAATATAAAACGAGCTCTGCTGGCTGGATTCTTCATGCAG GTGGCTCGGGATGTGGATGGATCGGGAAACTATTTCATtttgacaaacaaacatgtGGCGCAGATCCAGCCTCAGTCTGCTTACGGAGCCAACAACCCAAAAGAAGGTCTGCCAGAATGGGTTCTCTTCCACGAACACACCTTCGCCGAGGACAACTGCCTCAGAGTGGTCACCCGAATAGCTCCAGAAGA GTTCCTCCAGATGGCGCCACAGTACTATTTCTACAACCTGCCTCCGAGCGAAAGCAAGAATCTCCTTCAGAGTATTTTGGACAACGAGGACGTGCAGGACCAACAGAAGTGCATAAGAACCCCGGAGGAACAGACTGCTGAACGCTGTGTCGTACAGTGA